From a region of the Daphnia magna isolate NIES linkage group LG1, ASM2063170v1.1, whole genome shotgun sequence genome:
- the LOC116926703 gene encoding LOW QUALITY PROTEIN: N-alpha-acetyltransferase 30 (The sequence of the model RefSeq protein was modified relative to this genomic sequence to represent the inferred CDS: inserted 1 base in 1 codon; deleted 1 base in 1 codon) yields the protein MAPKKKPNKPFNNHQTSDPGLVSKINLNNEATDSTSKNHKLNGHILNDKQMVGDESVLLNGCNGTHLSDSSESSCSNIHTSSPQECTNLESSSSAEVIGACLNRLTIGSGSSALPCEKSGEQLAQDPLTSPLVRNVTYVQYQSELQMPDIMRLIQKDLSEPYSIYTYRYFIHNWPMLCYLAMYGEXCVGAIVCKLDVHKKVVRRGYIAMLAVDEKYRQEKIGSNLVMKAIAAMVADGADEVVLETEITNEPALRLYENLGFVRDKRLFRYYLNGVDALRLKLWLR from the exons ATGGCCCCGAAGAAGAAACCAAATAAGCCGTTTAATAACCACCAAACTTCA GACCCAGGCCTTGTGTCCAAAATCAATTTAAACAATGAAGCTACAGATTCAACAAGCAAAAATCACAAGTTAAATGGTCACATTTTAAATGACAAACAAATGGTTGGAGATGAAAGTGTTCTTTTGAATGGATGCAATGGGACTCACTTGTCTGATTCTAGTGAAAGTTCTTGTTCCAATATCCACACATCTAGTCCACAGGAGTGTACCAATTTGGAATCAAGTTCATCAGCAGAAGTGATTGGTGCCTGTTTGAACCGATTGACAATCGGGAGTGGTTCTAGTGCTCTCCCATGTGAGAAAAGTGGGGAACAACTTGCACAAGACCCTTTAACCAGCCCATTGGTTAGAAATGTGACTTATGTACAATATCAGTCTGAGCTTCAAATGCCTGACATTATGAGGCTTATTCAGAAGGATTTGTCCGAGCCTTATTCGATATACACATACCGTTATTTCATACATAATTGGCCAATGTTGTGTTACCTG GCAATGTATGGAG AATGTGTTGGAGCCATTGTTTGCAAATTGGATGTCCATAAAAAAGTTGTTCGCCGGGGCTACATCGCTATGCTAGCCGTAGATGAGAAGTACCGACAAGAAAAGATTG GATCCAATCTAGTTATGAAGGCTATTGCTGCTATGGTTGCTGACGGAGCCGATGAAGTTgttctggaaacagaaataacTAACGAACCAGCGCTGCGTCTTTATGAAAATCTGGGCTTTGTTCGAGACAAGAGACTATTTCGGTACTATTTAAATGGCGTGGACGCTTTACGTTTGAAACTGTGGCTTCGGTAA
- the LOC116926687 gene encoding dynein axonemal assembly factor 10, with translation MTNSRILVLNEKPVNFTLFCVRWIPSSARLVVLGSHPRGTGVWQIYNLCKGVPELITEVEKPFALKCGTFAASSFENRLMATGDFNGNLNLWDLEKPNTAVYSAIAHSSIINDIDGIGGINIGKGAPELATCSRDGCVKVWDARQKDRPVAILEPEEGQSRHDCWTVAFGGAYNASERLLAAGFDNGDLKIFDLKTMKIQWETNVGNGICSVEFDRKDIEQNKLNVCTLDSRIFAFDLTTRHPTKGYAFARQKAHKSTVWSGNHLPQNRDVFMTSGGNGSLCLWQYEYPSKRSAKASDGALEGISGNLKLVQEVGVAEQPITSFSWNADKLGLAASTSFDQTLRILAVTKLNCL, from the exons ATGACGAATTCTAGAATACTGGTTTTAAACGAGAAACCCGTGAATTTTACACTCTTTTGTGTTAGATGGATCCCGAGCAGTGCTCGACTAGTTGTTTTAGGCTCCCATCCAAGGGGAACAGGAGTGTGGCAAATATATAACCTTTGCAAAGGTGTACCTGAGCTTATTACCGAA GTTGAAAAACCTTTTGCCTTGAAATGTGGAACCTTTGCAGCATCGTCATTTGAAAACAGGTTAATGGCCACCGGGGATTTTAATGGGAATCTGAATCTTTG GGATTTGGAGAAACCAAATACGGCAGTTTACTCTGCCATTGCACACAGTTCAATTATCAATGATATTGATGGAATTGGTGGAATAAATATTGGAAAAGGAGCACCTGAATTAGCTACCTGCAGCAGAGATGGATGTGTAAAGGTTTGGGATGCGCGCCAAAAAGATCGTCCAGTTGCTATACTTGAACCAGAGGAAGGTCAGTCGCGGCATGATTGTTGGACTGTAGCTTTTG GGGGTGCTTATAATGCTTCAGAAAGGCTTTTGGCTGCTGGATTTGATAATGGTGATCTAAAAATCTTTGACCTGAAGACAATGAAAATTCAGTGGGAAACCAATGTCGGAAATGGC aTATGTAGCGTAGAATTTGACCGCAAAGACATCGAACAGAACAAGTTGAATGTCTGTACTTTGGATTCTCGGATTTTTGCCTTTGATTTGACCACCAGGCATCCTACTAAAGGCTACGCTTTTGCTCGACAAAAA GCGCATAAATCTACAGTTTGGAGTGGTAACCATTTGCCTCAAAACCGCGATGTCTTTATGACGTCTGGTGGGAATGGATCACTTTGTTTGTGGCAATA TGAATATCCGTCAAAAAGGAGCGCTAAGGCATCTGATGGTGCCCTTGAGGGTATTTCTGGTAACCTGAAGCTGGTTCAAGAAGTTGGAGTAGCTGAGCAACCTATAACGTCTTTTAGTTGGAATGCCGATAAACTGGGTTTGGCAGCCAGCACAAGCTTCGATCAGACTTTACGAATCCTTGCAGTCACTAAACTTAACTGCCTTTGA